The Drosophila mauritiana strain mau12 chromosome 2R, ASM438214v1, whole genome shotgun sequence genome has a segment encoding these proteins:
- the LOC117138082 gene encoding ficolin-1: protein MKPICFALCVFSLGLFYLASAEIGENVKIQTYKKYSSSCKELNPKKSGVQKIQVGSDVIEVYCDVTIAGKGWLVVQRRVSVEENFYRNWTSYQTGFGDLKGNFFIGLNNLNKISSLQPQELYIELVDFAGEKRYAHYSVFHVGNVYSNYPITQLGAYSGTAGDSLSYHLYQPFSTFDRDNDNATINCAARYMGAWWYRECLSSNLNGAYLGGNHTDPALFGSGIVWGEWKGFTYSYKTVNIMVRPK from the exons ATGAAACCCATTTGCTTCGCACTCTGCGTATTTTCGCTAGGCCTTTTCTATTTGGCCAGTGCTGAGATCGGCGAAAATGTGAAGATCCAGACGTACAAGAAGTACAGTTCATCCTGCAAGGAGTTGAACCCCAAGAAGAGCGGTGTCCAGAAGATCCAAGTGGGCTCCGATGTAATCGAAGTGTACTGCGATGTGACAATCGCCGGAAAGGGCTGGCTGGTCGTCCAGCGAAGAGTCAGTGTGGAGGAGAACTTCTATCGCAATTGGACCTCTTATCAGACGGGTTTCGGTGACCTTAAGGGTAACTTCTTCATCGGCTTGAATAATCTGAACAAGATTTCGTCCCTGCAACCCCAAGAGTTGTACATTGAGTTGGTGGACTTTGCTGGCGAGAAGCGGTATGCCCACTACAGTGTGTTCCACGTGGGCAACGTGTACAGTAACTACCCAATAACCCAGCTGGGCGCGTACAGTGGAACCGCCGGAGACAGTCTGAGCTATCATCTGTACCAGCCTTTCAGCACCTTCGATAGGGATAACGACAATGCCACCATCAACTGTGCCGCCAGATACATGGGAGCCTGGTGGTACAGGGAATGTCTTAGCAG CAATTTGAACGGTGCCTATCTGGGTGGAAACCACACCGATCCCGCGCTGTTTGGGTCTGGAATCGTTTGGGGAGAATGGAAGGGCTTCACATACAGCTACAAGACTGTTAACATTATGGTGCGACCGAAATAA
- the LOC117136517 gene encoding uncharacterized protein LOC117136517, protein MRIRGVLAMYLMFLRLLLHCTTGHTLPQRHCPQHKRMIDPRELLNDFAAIKEPGTSEVAPKNSGRSVTFYEAGGAMPGSGGTAPGPGTDHSKSASKEQCDPQAKCNVKTIITPGDPKQKSSMIAMKAAQDAKAASEAQSAAGQAAAQHIKMELAEKAFQSAKAAEAALMGKQMMVDQLEQEVQEASAVVEEESNSIHHTEANMNAAVEAVKVAVQQFETINELQKTARESLTNIQTVAMGSQQEMAAKTQLLEAARNRMAMLQKQLVSAHDDYEKTKQAAYKAACAAVEAKQRAGPPIPRYYIF, encoded by the exons ATGCGAATACGTGGAGTATTGGCCATGTATCTGATGTTCCTCCGCCTGCTACTCCACTGCACCACCGGTCACACATTG CCTCAGCGACACTGCCCCCAGCACAAGCGAATGATCGATCCCCGTGAGCTCTTAAACGATTTTGCTGCAATCAAGGAACCAGGAACCAGCGAAGTTGCTCCAAAGAATTCTGGTAGATCAGTTACTTTCTACGAAGCTGGAGGAGCGATGCCAGGATCAGGAGGAACGGCACCGGGACCTGGAACAGATCATTCCAAGTCGGCCTCCAAAGAGCAATGCGATCCGCAGGCAAAGTGCAATGTAAAGACGATCATAACCCCCGGAGATCCCAAGCAGAAATCCTCAATGATCGCCATGAAGGCTGCACAGGATGCGAAGGCGGCCAGTGAAGCACAATCGGCCGCTGGCCAGGCTGCTGCCCAGCACATTAAGATGGAACTCGCTGAGAAGGCCTTTCAATCGGCCAAGGCGGCCGAGGCTGCTCTGATGGGCAAGCAGATGATGGTCGATCAACTGGAGCAGGAGGTCCAGGAAGCCAGTGCCGTGGTCGAGGAGGAGTCCAATTCGATCCACCACACGGAGGCGAATATGAATGCCGCCGTGGAAGCTGTCAAAGTGGCCGTGCAGCAATTCGAAACCATCAACGAGCTGCAGAAGACCGCCAGGGAGTCACTGACCAATATCCAGACAGTGGCCATGGGATCGCAGCAGGAAATGGCCGCCAAGACACAGCTCCTGGAGGCCGCTCGCAACCGGATGGCCATGCTCCAGAAGCAACTGGTGAGTGCCCACGACGACTATGAGAAGACCAAGCAGGCCGCCTACAAGGCTGCCTGTGCCGCCGTGGAAGCCAAACAGAGGGCTGGACCCCCTATACCACGTTactatattttttaa
- the LOC117137195 gene encoding uncharacterized protein LOC117137195 has translation MKCLLVTIACLITCSSVGALVHYMKLEKGKNGCKSPKGAEMAVGDVEQDEKTCGALTCQNTEGDAFIHYCQIPATFAECVETAVLTNVDFPQCCWTCAAWANCDGGGAAAGGAAPAAPGAAGDAPADGAAPPPAARTHARNSKYQATTTDTTESERLRNRGKWGSKRSTTTTSDESEFPEGVNIRFGGGTPISKFGEDSI, from the exons ATGAAGTGCCTCCTGGTGACGATAGCCTGTTTGATCACTTGCTCCAGTGTGGGTGCCCTCGTGCACTATATGAAACTGGAAAAAGGAA aaaaCGGATGCAAATCACCCAAGGGTGCAGAGATGGCTGTGGGTGATGTGGAGCAGGATGAAAAGACTTGTGGAGCTCTAACTTGTCAAAATACGGAAGGGGATGCCTTTATCCACTA CTGTCAGATACCTGCCACTTTTGCGGAATGTGTGGAGACTGCTGTTCTGACAAACGTTGACTTTCCACAATGCTGTTGGACCTGTGCCGCTTGGGCGAACTGCGatggaggaggagctgcagcaggGGGTGCGGCTCCTGCTGCCCctggagcagctggagatGCTCCGGCGGATGGTGCTGCACCACCTCCTGCTGCAAGAACCCATGCAAGAAATTCTAAGTACCAGGCAACTACAACCGATACTACGGAAAGTGAAAGGCTACGCAACAGAGGCAAATGGGGTTCCAAGAGGAGCACTACCACCACATCCGATGAATCCGAGTTTCCCGAGGGAGTCAATATAAGGTTTGGCGGTGGAACACCGATCTCCAAGTTTGGCGAAGACAGCATTTAA